Sequence from the Paenibacillus tundrae genome:
TAGTGAATGGATTGGACTAGAAGCATTTCGAGAAGTGTTCGAAAATCAGGATTTCTTCGATGCTCTCCGTAATACCATCATGCTGAACTTTCTAGATCTTATTGTGTCATTCCCGGCACCATTAATATTGGCGATTCTACTCTTCGAACTGAAGAAGGCTTGGTTCAAAAAGATGGCTCAAACGTTGCTGTACATCCCACACTTTATCTCATGGGTTATTATCGGAGGAATTGTACTTCAGGTATTCGGCACACAATCCGGGTTCATTAACAACGTACTGATAAGCTTCGGCTTGGATCCGCTGCCTTTCCTGAGTGACAAAAACTACTGGCTCTTCACGTACCTGGCTGTTGGTGTGTGGCAAAGTGCAGGCTGGGGAACCATTCTCTATCTAGCGTCCTTAACGGGAATTAATCGGGAACTGTTTGAGGCAGCGGAAGTGGATGGTGCAAGTCGTCTGCGCCGAATCTGGCATATCTCGCTTCCAGGTATTAAAACAACAATTGTTACCTTGCTCATTATCAATGTCGGTAACATGATCTCTATCGGTTTTGATCGTCCCTTCATTATTGGTAACGTTGCTGTACGGGAATATTCGGATGTGCTCAGCACATTTGTATACCGTATTGGACTCCAGTCCGGTCAGGTCACGCTTGCGACTGCGGTAGGTTTGTTCCAAGCCATTGTAGGACTTGTCTTCATCTTAGGAGCTAACTATGCATCGAAGAAACTGACAGATGAGAGCATTATGTAATTGGTGGAACAGTTGAAGTATCTTATGAATTGTTATAGTTCGTTTACTTATAGCTGAACAGTAAGGGGTGGCAGGCATGTCTGAGAACACAGCCAATCGGATTTTTAACACGGTGAACGTTATTCTTATTATCATTGCGATGGTACTGTGTCTTGCGCCATTCATTCACATTATTGCGATCTCACTTAGTTCGAACCGGGCGATCGGTTCAGGGGAAGTTTCATTTTTTCCAAAAGAGTTATCATTCGAAGCTTACGCCAAAGTGTTTGCCGATACGTCGATGATTCGTTCACTCTTATACACGGTATGGTTAACGGTATTAACCACAGTGCTCAGTATGGTTATGACGATTGCAGCAGCATACCCGCTTGCTAAGAGCAGTCTTAAAGGACGGAAATGGTTCATGCTTGCCATCGTCGTTACGATGTTTTTTAGTGGCGGGATTATTCCAGAGTACATTCTGATCAAAAACCTTCACTTATTGGATAGCACTTGGGGACTTGTTCTCCCGGGTCTGATTAGTCCATTTTATATGATCATCTTGATTGCGTTCTTCAAAGGCATCCCGGAAAGTCTGGAGGAGGCAGCCCAGATCGATGGAAGTACACATTTTGGCACATTATTACGAATCATTTTACCTCTGTCCTTGCCGGTCATGGCAACGTTAAGTCTATTCTATGCTGTGGGACGCTGGAACGGTTTCCAAGATGCGCTGATGTATATTACCAAACCTGATCTATTTCCATTGCAATTAAAAATGTATCAGATGATCCAGCAAAACCAAATCACTGAATTGATGCAGAACGAAGGTATAGGTTCCGTTAAAGTTCTTCCAGAAAGTCTGAAAGCAGCCAGCGTCATCTTCTCTACATTACCGATTTTGCTCGTGTACCCTTGGTTGCAACGGTATTTTATTAGTGGAGTTATGGTAGGTGCTGTAAAAGGCTAAATTTTGAGGGGGATGCGCATTGAAGATGACAGAACAGGTGTTAGAGCATATGACCCAAGCGCAGCAACATCTTGTGAATCAATCGATGACTTACATGGATGGTCTTTATGTTGATGATGCCAGACTCATTCAAAGTTACGAGAACGCTGGACAGCTTGACTCCCGTGGAAGTGCCCACTACGCACTCGGGCTCCTTCTTCGTAACGGCGAAGGGGATGTGCATCGTGCAGAGCATGTGATTCGAAGTGTGCTGTCGATGCAATATGATGCTCCAGATGAAATATATCATGGGACATTTCGAACTCGCCCGGATGTGAGTGATCCACCGAGGGGTAACTACAATTGGAAAGAGTTCGCGCCAGGGACTGCCTATTTTTTGGAGCGTACGTTCGAAAAGGTATCAGCCAAGTTTATTGATGCATTATGGAACCAAGAATCAATACTGAATGAATCTGCAGAGCGAAAACAAGTGAAGAAACTGTTCCAATCCGCGATGGACCAGGTTTTACCTCCAGTATGGACAAGTTATGATCCCAACTGGCGCGAATTTATTGCCTCTGCTTTTGCAGTGATTCTCGCTGAATTCTCTCACCGCTTACCGCAGCAGTTAGTAGAGCAGATGGAGTATGCGATGAAACTGGCTGTCGCGGCTTCAATGGATCGCTTTAAGTCGGATGTCATTCCGATGAATACGAATATTGAACTCATGCATATTTTTATCACGCATTTCTACGGACATCGATTCAATCATGCAGATTGGATCGCCCATTCGGATGAGCAGGCTGACCGTATGTTGAATGAATTCTTGGTGCATGACAGCTTCGCTGAATTCAATTCGACCACCTATTACGGAGTGGATCTCACGGTACTCGGGATGTGGCGAACATATGGAAGTACTGCACAGTTTATTGAGATTGGTCGTATGGTCGAAGCGGGGCTTTGGAACAATATTGCGCTGTTCTACAATGCTAATTTGGAAAATCTGTCCGGTCCCTTCGCCCGGGCTTATGATATGGAGATGACAGCACACAGTTCGGTGGGCATGTTCATTTATCTCCTATTAGGTGAAGCGTATGTACATTTGGCTGATGTTAATTGTGAAGTGGAGCATGGGCCTTTAATTGCATTAGTCGGGGGAGAAGCGCCATTAGAGGTGATCCCTTATTTGAAGGAACATCAAGGAAATCGGCTTGTACAGAAGCAGTTCATTGAATTGTGTGAACGTAACGAACCTACGTCGAATCGTAATCTATGTACCGCTACAGCGTGGATCGGTGAGAAGCGAATGATTGGGGCAATGTCAGGTAGCCGCAACACCAATGGACAGATGTTTCCTGCTACGATCCATTGGCAATCGGATCAGGGCGACCGATATGATCTGCGATTAACGCGCCGGGAGGTGGGAGAAGGCTGGAATACACATCTGCGGGGAATCGTATTTGAAGCTGATCTGACGGAAGATTCCTTAATGATCGAGGTTAGTCTAGAGACACCGGATGAGATTGAAATTTATTTTGAGATCAGAGGCTCATTTATAGAAAAGGATAACATTCAAGATCATCAGTGGAGCTTACCGGGGTTGCTATGTGCAGTGACGGCTGAAGCGCCTGCTCCATCGGTACTTAACTATCCTGAGTATACCGAGATCATCTATCGATATGTACCCGGAGTAAGTTCCAATACGATGCGATTTAAGTTGAACTTTCAATAACGAAGTATTGTAACGTGATCAATGTTCAGCTGAACGTTATTTCGTTGAAAATGTACTGCTTAAGCAGGAATATAGCGCATTCGCACTAGAAGCGAATCACATCAATTGGAGGGCATGACATGTATATCGACAAACAGGAATATTCCTTCTCGACGTGCTGGAATATTAAACGTCATACGACTGGATCAAGCATGATTCAGGAGATCAAGTCGTTAGGATTTAGACGAGTGGAATTAAACTATAATGTTACGGCTGATATGCTGCAGACGATTGAACCTATGATTGAGCGGGGCGAGATTGGTATCTCCAGTGTACACAATACGTTTCCTCATGTGGCTGATCCGGATTATGGCACAGATTCTGTACTGCTTGGTTTCGATGATGAAGCTCGCCGGCAGCGAGCTATCGAATTATTGCTCCGTTCAGCTGAGTATGCACACCGTTATGGCGCACAGGCTGTCGTAGTACATCCAGGGGAAGTTCCATTTGAATATAATGTGGATGAAGAACTCAAAAAAATCTATCATGAACAGGGGAAAGACTCTCCTGCATATCAAGCTTTGTGGCAGGACATGCTGGAAAAGCGGGAAGCGGGTAGTGCGCACTATTTGAAACGAATTCAAGAGAGTCTTGAAGAGGTATGTGAAATTTCTGAGCAGCGTGGATATGGAGTGAATTTTGGAATTGAGACCCGATCACGCTGTTATCAGATGCCTACTTTACATGAAGCAGCAATCTTGATCGATAATCTGAAAGGTGCCCCCCTTGGACTTTGGTACGATATTGGTCATGGTATGATGATGGATCGCATGGGACTGTACGATAATGTACGTGAAGCTAATGCGTTGGTCAAGCATGTAGTTGGCGTACATATCCATGAGACGGTTGGTTTGTCGGATCACTGGTGTCCATATGTACATAGTAACGATCTGTCATTCTTTGATTCATTTCTGGATATCATTGAACAGTCCCCGGTAAAAGTATATGAGCTCAAATCCGCTTGCACACCGGAAGAGATTGACGCAAGTCATGAGTTAATCACGAATCGTATTACACAGCGCCAAGCAGCGCGATTCTCTGAATAAGAATATTCTGATAAAGCATATGAGTGTCCAAATCAATAGAGCGGTCAGAACCTTCCTTTTGTTGGACTTTTGGAAGTTCTGCCGCTCTATTGATGTTACAGTTACAATCGCTGTGCTTAATTTTTGGGTGGGAGTATGATATCTCCGAGAATTCCGGCCTGATAGCCTTTCACTACCGCTCCTATTCTTGATTTGACTCCAAACTTCTGCGTAATGGAAGTGATATGATACTCCACTGTACGCGGGCTGATATTCAAATCTTGTGCAATTTCCTTGTTAGTCATCTCCATTGCAATGTGATTAAGAACTTCACGCTCTGTTGGTGTGAGGGATTCTTCCAAATTAGCAGAAAGCATTTTCTCAGGTACAAGCACATGACCCAACATGCTCTGGTGGATGGCGTTTATAATTTGTCCGTATGTTGCTTGCTTTGATAGATAGGAATGAACGCCAAGATCATAAGCCTTTAATTGAAATTCGTGGTAGTTGTAACCTGAGAGTAGTATGATTTTGACGGATAAGCCGTACTGCTCCTTCAACCTTTTTGTTACTTCAAATCCGTCAAGCTGAGGCATGCGAATGTCCATCACAACCACGTCTGGTTCCAACTTCTCTATTTCAGATAAGAAAAGCATAGGATCATTAAATGTTTTTAGCACCTGTATGCCGGGTTCTCGATTTAGGCGATTATTGAGACCTTCCATGACAAGAGGGTGATCATCAAGTAATACGACAGTTATAGGTTCACTCATTGTTATGTAGCTCCTTTGCTCGTAAAGGCAAACCAATGTTTATCGAAGTTCCTTTACCAGGGGAAGAATTTATAGTGATTTCTCCAGAGAGATGCTGGATATTGCTGT
This genomic interval carries:
- a CDS encoding ABC transporter permease produces the protein MRNGTYLRRNWQLYALLLLPMIYFIIFKYGPMYGVQIAFKDFNFFQGIAGSEWIGLEAFREVFENQDFFDALRNTIMLNFLDLIVSFPAPLILAILLFELKKAWFKKMAQTLLYIPHFISWVIIGGIVLQVFGTQSGFINNVLISFGLDPLPFLSDKNYWLFTYLAVGVWQSAGWGTILYLASLTGINRELFEAAEVDGASRLRRIWHISLPGIKTTIVTLLIINVGNMISIGFDRPFIIGNVAVREYSDVLSTFVYRIGLQSGQVTLATAVGLFQAIVGLVFILGANYASKKLTDESIM
- a CDS encoding carbohydrate ABC transporter permease, whose amino-acid sequence is MSENTANRIFNTVNVILIIIAMVLCLAPFIHIIAISLSSNRAIGSGEVSFFPKELSFEAYAKVFADTSMIRSLLYTVWLTVLTTVLSMVMTIAAAYPLAKSSLKGRKWFMLAIVVTMFFSGGIIPEYILIKNLHLLDSTWGLVLPGLISPFYMIILIAFFKGIPESLEEAAQIDGSTHFGTLLRIILPLSLPVMATLSLFYAVGRWNGFQDALMYITKPDLFPLQLKMYQMIQQNQITELMQNEGIGSVKVLPESLKAASVIFSTLPILLVYPWLQRYFISGVMVGAVKG
- a CDS encoding sugar phosphate isomerase/epimerase family protein, producing the protein MYIDKQEYSFSTCWNIKRHTTGSSMIQEIKSLGFRRVELNYNVTADMLQTIEPMIERGEIGISSVHNTFPHVADPDYGTDSVLLGFDDEARRQRAIELLLRSAEYAHRYGAQAVVVHPGEVPFEYNVDEELKKIYHEQGKDSPAYQALWQDMLEKREAGSAHYLKRIQESLEEVCEISEQRGYGVNFGIETRSRCYQMPTLHEAAILIDNLKGAPLGLWYDIGHGMMMDRMGLYDNVREANALVKHVVGVHIHETVGLSDHWCPYVHSNDLSFFDSFLDIIEQSPVKVYELKSACTPEEIDASHELITNRITQRQAARFSE
- a CDS encoding response regulator transcription factor — protein: MSEPITVVLLDDHPLVMEGLNNRLNREPGIQVLKTFNDPMLFLSEIEKLEPDVVVMDIRMPQLDGFEVTKRLKEQYGLSVKIILLSGYNYHEFQLKAYDLGVHSYLSKQATYGQIINAIHQSMLGHVLVPEKMLSANLEESLTPTEREVLNHIAMEMTNKEIAQDLNISPRTVEYHITSITQKFGVKSRIGAVVKGYQAGILGDIILPPKN